The Mucilaginibacter terrae region ATCGCTTAAACAGGAATTTGCCTACATATTTGCTGCCTTTAAATATCCGGGAATACCGCAGCTTAATTTGCACACCATCAACAACAACGAACCGTTTAACGTAGGCGCGCTTCAGTTCACGCCTATAGAGGTGATGCACTACCGCTTACCTGTGCTAGGTTTTCGCATCGGAGATTTTACCTACATTACCGATGCCAAAACCATAGCCCCCGAAGAGGTTGAAAAAATTAAGGGAACCAAAATACTGGTGATCAACGCCCTGCAAAAGCAACCGCACATCTCGCATTTTACCTTTGATGAAGCCATTGCCTTTGCCCAACAAATAGGCGCCGAGAAAACGTACTTTACCCACATCAGCCACCGCCTGGGCAAATATGAGGATGTGTCAAAAGAATTGCCTGAAGGTATTGAGCTGGCATATGATGGTTTGAAAATAGAGGTCGCCCCACCCCAACCCTCCCCAGGGGAGAGGGTGTAAGTACCTTTTTAAAGTCCTCCCTCCCGGGGAGGATTTAGGAGGGGCGATTTAAATGGCCGCACAGGATTTTGTCAATTCTTTAATTCTGTAAATTCCGGTTCAAGACAACTTTTTACCTACCTTGCATTATCTACATTACTTATGGAAAACACAGACGTACTCATCATTGGGGCAGGTGCGGCGGGTTTAATGGCGGCTTATACCTTGAGTAAGGCCGGTAAAAAAGTAACCGTGCTGGAGGCCTGCAACCGCACCGGCGGGCGTATACACACTATTCATAACGCTTCATTTTTTAATCATGCCGAGTTAGGGGCCGAGTTTGTACACGGCAATTTGCCCATCTCCTTAAATTTATTAGGTAAAGCCGGAATTACTTATCACCCCGCAAAAGGCCAAATGTGGCATTACCGCAACGGTACTTTTAAGCAGGATGCCGCCATGGTTGAAGGCTGGGACGAGCTGATAGAAAAACTGCACCAACTGAAACATGATGTTACGCTCGATGAGTTTTTAGCAAAATATTTTGTTGATGAACGGTACAACGGATTAAAAGAATCGGTAAGGCAGTATGCGGCCGGTTATGATACCGCCGACCCTGCAAAGCTGAGTGCCTTTGCCATGCGTAACGAGTGGGAAAACGAAGACGACAGTGCCCAATACCGTTTGGATAGCGGTTACTGCTCACTCATTAATTACCTGTGCGAGGAGATTAAACAAA contains the following coding sequences:
- a CDS encoding MBL fold metallo-hydrolase; the encoded protein is MTITFLGTGTSQGVPVIACECEVCTSTDTRDKHLRSSVLVEAEGKVIVIDSGPDFRYQMLRAGVKHLDAVVFTHEHKDHTAGLDDIRAFNFVQQEPMDVYATERVQQSLKQEFAYIFAAFKYPGIPQLNLHTINNNEPFNVGALQFTPIEVMHYRLPVLGFRIGDFTYITDAKTIAPEEVEKIKGTKILVINALQKQPHISHFTFDEAIAFAQQIGAEKTYFTHISHRLGKYEDVSKELPEGIELAYDGLKIEVAPPQPSPGERV